In a genomic window of Pelecanus crispus isolate bPelCri1 chromosome 1, bPelCri1.pri, whole genome shotgun sequence:
- the CHST7 gene encoding carbohydrate sulfotransferase 7 produces MKGRRRWRWRGEHRRFAAVLVLYTLLLLLLVPYALDYGARRGRADEEPLLRRCPSLEEALSEWGWQQRQPPLDDEEEEEEGGGGGGAAGNGSAAAGKRHIYLHATWRTGSSFLGELFNQHPDVFYLYEPMWHLWQALYPGDALSLQGALRDMLRALFRCDFSVLRLYAAPPGPRDPLAPAPPAAANLTTAGIFGWRTNKVICSPPLCPAAPRPRGQIGLVDGAACEETCPPRALRELEAECRKYPVVVIKDVRLLELGALLPLLREPGLNLRVVQLFRDPRAVHNSRLKARQALLRESIQVLRSRHRAEPRGPPRQQQPQPQQLLLPPGLLGGGRAPQPQHRAEFFLGGALEVICQAWLRDLLLARRAPAWLRRRYTQLRYEDLVREPRAQLRRLLRFAGLPVPPALEAFVLNMTRGAAYSSDRPFLISARDAREAIHAWRERLSRQQVRQVEAACSEAMSLLAYPLSGGDAR; encoded by the coding sequence ATGAAGGGCCGccggcggtggcggtggcggggggagcaCCGCCGCTTCGCCGCGGTGCTGGTGCTGtacacgctgctgctgctgctgctggtgccctACGCGCTGGACTACGGGGCcaggcggggccgggcggaCGAGGAGCCGCTGCTGCGGCGCTGCCCCAGCCTGGAGGAGGCGCTGAGCgagtggggctggcagcagcggcAGCCGCCGCTGGacgacgaggaggaggaggaggaaggcggcggcggcggcggggcggcgggcaacggcagcgcggcggcggggaagcGGCACATCTACCTGCACGCTACCTGGCGCACGGGCTCCTCCTTCCTCGGGGAGCTCTTCAACCAGCACCCCGACGTCTTCTACCTCTACGAGCCCATGTGGCACCTGTGGCAGGCCCTCTACCCGGGGGACGCGCTGAGCCTGCAGGGCGCCCTGCGCGACATGCTGCGCGCCCTCTTCCGATGCGACTTCTCCGTCCTGCGCCTCTacgccgccccgcccggcccccgcgaCCCGctggcccccgccccgcccgccgccgccaacCTCACCACGGCCGGCATCTTCGGCTGGCGGACCAACAAGGTGATCTGCTCGCCGCCgctctgccccgccgccccgcggccccgcggccaGATCGGCCTCGTCGACGGCGCCGCCTGCGAGGAGACGTGCCCGCCGCGGGCGCTGCGGGAGCTGGAGGCCGAGTGCCGCAAGTACCCGGTGGTGGTCATCAAGGACGTgcggctgctggagctgggcgccctgctgccgctgctgcggGAGCCCGGCCTCAACCTGCGGGTGGTGCAGCTCTTCCGCGACCCCCGCGCCGTCCACAACTCCCGCCTGAAGGCGCGGCAGGCGCTGCTGCGGGAGAGCATCCAGGTGCTGCGCAGCCGCCACCGCGCCGAGCcgcgggggccgccccgccagcagcagccgcagccccagcagctcctgctgccgccCGGCCTGctgggcggcgggcgggcgccgcagccccagcaccgcgcCGAGTTCTTCCTCGGCGGCGCCCTGGAGGTGATCTGCCAGGCCTGGCTCCGCGACCTCCTCCtggcccgccgcgccccggcctGGCTGCGCCGCCGCTACACGCAGCTGCGCTACGAGGACCTGGTGCGGGAGCCCCGCGCCCAGCTGCGCCGCCTGCTGCGCTTCGCCGGGCTGCCGGTGCCGCCCGCCCTGGAGGCCTTCGTGCTCAACATGACCCGCGGCGCCGCCTACTCCTCCGACCGGCCCTTCCTCATCTCCGCCCGCGACGCCCGGGAGGCCATCCACGCCTGGCGGGAGCGCCTCAGCCGCCAGCAGGTGCGGCAGGTGGAGGCGGCCTGCAGCGAGGCCATGAGCCTCCTCGCCTACCCCCTCAGCGGCGGCGACGCCCGGTAG